Proteins encoded together in one Pongo abelii isolate AG06213 chromosome 8, NHGRI_mPonAbe1-v2.0_pri, whole genome shotgun sequence window:
- the ZSWIM8 gene encoding zinc finger SWIM domain-containing protein 8 isoform X3: MELMFAEWEDGERFSFEDSDRFEEDSLCSFISEAESLCQNWRGWRKQSAGPNSPTGGGGGGGSGGTRMRDGLVIPLVELSAKQVAFHIPFEVVEKVYPPVPEQLQLRIAFWSFPENEEDIRLYSCLANGSADEFQRGDQLFRMRAVKDPLQIGFHLSATVVPPQMVPPKGAYNVAVMFDRCRVTSCSCTCGAGAKWCTHVVALCLFRIHNASAVCLRAPVSESLSRLQRDQLQKFAQYLISELPQQILPTAQRLLDELLSSQSTAINTVCGAPDPTAGPSASDQSTWYLDESTLTDNIKKTLHKFCGPSPVVFSDVNSMYLSSTEPPAAAEWACLLRPLRGREPEGVWNLLSIVREMFKRRDSNAAPLLEILTDQCLTYEQITGWWYSVRTSASHSSASGHTGRSNGQSEVAAHACASMCDEMVTLWRLAVLDPALSPQRRRELCTQLRQWQLKVIENVKRGQHKKTLERLFPGFRPAVEACYFNWEEAYPLPGVTYSGTDRKLALCWARALPSRPGASRSGGLEESRDRPRPLPAEPAVRPKEPGTKRKGLGDGVPSSQRGPRRLSAEGGDKALHKMGPGGGKAKALGGAGSGSQGSAGGGSKRRLSSEDSSLEPDLAEMSLDDSSLALGAEASTFGGFPESPPPPCPLHGGSRGPSTFLPEPPDTYEEDGGVYFSEGPEPPTASVGPPGLLPGDVCTQDDLPSTDESGNGLPKTKEAAPAVGEEDDDYQAYYLNAQDGAGGEEEKAEGGAGEEHDLFAGLKPLEQESRMEVLFACAEALHAHGYSNEASRLTVELAQDLLANPPDLKGKKNKVSTSRQTWVATNTLSKAAFLLTVLSERPEHHNLAFRVGMFALELQRPPASTKALEVKLAYQESEVAALLKKIPLGPSEMSTMRCRAEELREGTLCDYRPVLPLMLASFIFDVLCAPGSRPPSRNWNSETPGDEELGFEAAVAALGMKTTVSEAEHPLLCEGTRREKGDLALALMITYKDDQAKLKKILDKLLDRESQTHKPQTLSSFYSSSRPTTASQRSPSKHGGPSAPGALQPLTSGSAGPAQPGSVAGAGPGPTEGFTEKNVPESSPHSPCEGLPSEAALTPRPEGKVPSRLALGSRGGYNGRGWGSPGRPKKKHTGMASIDSSAPETTSDSSPTLSRRPLRGGWAPTSWGRGQDSDSISSSSSDSLGSSSSSGSRRASTSGGARAKTVEVGRYKGRRPESHAPHVPNQPSEAAAHFYFELAKTVLIKAGGNSSTSIFTHPSSSGGHQGPHRNLHLCAFEIGLYALGLHNFVSPNWLSRTYSSHVSWITGQAMEIGSAALTILVECWDGHLTPPEVASLADRASRARDSNMVRAAAELALSCLPHAHALNPNEIQRALVQCKEQDNLMLEKACMAVEEAAKGGGVYPEVLFEVAHQWFWLYEQTAGGSSTAREGATSCSASGIRAAGEAGRGMPEGRGAPGTEPVTVAAAAVTAAATVVPVISVGSSLYPGPGLGHGHSPGLHPYTALQPHLPCSPQYLTHPAHPAHPMPHMPRPAVFPVPSSAYPQGVHPAFLGAQYPYSVTPPSLAATAVSFPVPSMAPITVHPYHTEPGLPLPTSVACELWGQGTVSSVHPASTFPAIQGASLPALTTQPSPLVSGGFPPPEEETHSQPVNPHSLHHLHAAYRVGMLALEMLGRRAHNDHPNNFSRSPPYTDDVKWLLGLAAKLGDRHGDAAAAESRSCPQPPACPGLPPTGAALPAGIHAVHPPPLDSPDSCGLRRLCECDPERPQRLLPDAHGHDAVQRHPTEPQAQQTDQGAVAAGLTRDGHLLPLSLSPLGSYTGTQACGYGGPSHRGSETWLDRSSSLGSLVAQTDSCSWAVAWGQDVSDPRSLGLGETALSGRGRWVASGIYLAFINI; this comes from the exons GGCCAATGGCAGTGCGGATGAGTTTCAGCGAGGGGATCAGCTCTTCCGCATGAGGGCTGTGAAGGACCCATTGCAGATAG GGTTCCACCTGAGTGCTACAGTGGTGCCACCTCAGATGGTCCCTCCTAAAGGGGCCTACAACGTGGCTGTGATGTTTGACCGCTGCCGGGTCACTTCCTGCAGCTGTACCTGTGGGGCTGGGGCCAAATGGTGCACCCACGTCGTGGCACTGTGTCTCTTCCGCATCCACAAT GCTTCTGCAGTCTGCCTGCGAGCCCCAGTCTCAGAGTCCCTGTCCCGGCTACAGAGGGACCAGCTGCAGAAGTTTGCTCAGTACCTCATCAGTGAGCTCCCTCAGCAG ATCCTCCCCACAGCTCAGCGTCTCCTGGACGAACTCCTGTCTTCCCAGTCAACAGCCATCAATACAGTGTGTGGAGCTCCGG ACCCCACAGCAGGGCCCTCAGCATCGGACCAGAGTACTTGGTATCTGGATGAATCGACACTCACTGACAACATCAAGAAGACACTGCACAAGTTCTGTGGCCCCTCGCCTGTGGTCTTCAG TGATGTGAACTCCATGTATCTATCTTCCACGGAGCCGCCAGCCGCTGCTGAATGGGCATGTCTGCTGCGCCCTCTGAGGGGCCGTGAGCCAGAGGGCGTCTGGAACCTGCTAAGCATCGTGCGGGAGATGTTCAAGCGGAGGGACAGCAATGCTGCCCCCTTGTTGGAAATCCTCACTGACCAGTGCCTCACCTATGAACAG ATAACAGGTTGGTGGTATAGCGTACGTACCTCAGCCTCACACAGCAGTGCCAGTGGGCACACGGGCCGTAGCAACGGGCAGTCAGAGGTGGCAGCCCATGCCTGTGCCAGCATGTGTGACGAGATGGTCACACTGTGGAGGCTGGCCGTGCTGGACCCTGCCCTCAGCCCCCAGCG GCGCCGGGAACTGTGTACGCAGCTGCGGCAGTGGCAACTGAAGGTGATTGAGAACGTCAAGCGGGGCCAACACAAGAAGACGCTGGAGCGGCTCTTCCCTGGCTTCCGGCCAGCGGTGGAGGCCTGCTACTTCAACTGGGAAGAGGCCTACCCACTTCCTGGTGTCACCTACAGCGGCACTGACAGGAAGctggcactgtgctgggcccGGGCCCTGCCCTCTCGGCCAGGTGCCTCCCGCTCTGGGGGCCTGGAGGAATCCCGGGACCGGCCCCGACCCCTTCCTGCTGAGCCAGCTGTGCGGCCCAAGGAGCCTGGGACCAAGCGAAAGGGCTTGGGTGACGGGGTCCCCTCATCACAGCGGGGTCCCCGCCGCCTCTCAGCTGAAGGGGGAGATAAAGCTCTACATAAGATGGGTCCAGGTGGGGGCAAAGCCAAGGCACTGGGTGGGGCTGGCAGTGGGAGCCAGGGCTCAGCAGGTGGCGGAAGCAAGCGACGGCTGAGCAGCGAAGACAGCTCCCTGGAGCCGGACCTGGCCGAGatgagcctggatgacagcagcCTGGCCCTGGGTGCAGAGGCCAGCACCTTCGGGGGATTCCCTGAGAGCCCTCCTCCACCCTGTCCTCTCCACGGTGGCTCCCGAGgcccttccactttccttcctgAGCCCCCAGATACTTATGAAGAAGATGGTGGTGTGTACTTCTCAGAAGGGCCTGAGCCTCCCACAGCCTCTGTTGGCCCCCCTGGCCTACTGCCTGGGGATGTCTGTACCCAGGACGACCTCCCTTCTACAGACGAGAGTGGCAATGGGCTTCCCAAAACCAAAGAGGCAGCCCCTGCAGTTGGAGAGGAGGATGATGACTACCAGGCGTACTATCTCAATGCCCAGGATGGGGCTGGGGGCGAGGAAGAGAAGGCCGAGGGCGGGGCTGGGGAGGAGCACGACCTGTTTGCTGGGCTGAAGCCACTGGAACAGGAGAGTCGCATGGAG GTACTGTTTGCCTGTGCTGAGGCCCTGCATGCGCATGGCTATAGCAATGAGGCCTCCCGTCTCACTGTGGAGCTTGCCCAGGATCTGCTAGCCAACCCACCCGACCTCAAG GGCAAGAAGAACAAGGTATCCACGAGCCGTCAGACCTGGGTGGCTACCAACACCCTGAGCAAGGCAGCCTTCCTGTTGACAGTGCTAAGTGAGCGTCCAGAGCACCACAACCTGGCCTTCCGAGTTGGCATGTTTGCCTTGGAGCTACAGAGGCCTCCAGCTTCTACCAAGGCCTTGGAG GTGAAGCTGGCATACCAAGAGTCTGAGGTGGCTGCCCTGCTCAAGAAGATCCCTCTGGGTCCGAGCGAGATGAGTACCATGCGGTGCCGGGCAGAGGAGCTTCGGGAGGGGACACTCTGTGACTATCGGCCTGTGTTGCCTCTCATGTTGGCCAGTTTCATCTTTGACGTTCTCTGTGCTCCAG GTTCCCGGCCCCCAAGTCGCAACTGGAACAGCGAGACACCTGGGGatgaggagctgggatttgaagcaGCAGTTGCTGCCTTGG GCATGAAGACAACAGTGAGCGAGGCAGAACATCCCCTCTTATGTGAAGGCACACGTCGGGAGAAGGGTGACCTGGCATTAGCACTAATGATCACTTACAAGGACGACCAGGCCAAGCTTAAGAAG ATCTTAGACAAACTCTTGGACCGAGAGAGCCAGACACATAAGCCACAGACGCTGAGTTCTTTCTACTCATCTAGCCGCCCAACCACAGCCAGCCAGAGGTCTCCTTCAAAGCACGGGGGCCCATCTGCCCCAGGGGCCCTGCAACCACTGACCTCAGGCTCTGCAGGGCCTGCTCAACCAGGGAGTGTGGCAGGGGCTGGGCCAGGCCCCACTGAGGGCTTCACAGAGAAGAATGTGCCTG AGAGTTCCCCACATTCCCCCTGTGAGGGTCTTCCATCTGAGGCAGCTTTGACCCCAAGGCCAGAAGGGAAGGTTCCTAGCCGCTTGGCACTTGGCAGTCGTGGAGGCTATAATGGACGGGGATGGGGGTCCCCAGGACGGCCTAAGAAGAAGCACACAG GCATGGCCAGCATTGACAGCAGTGCCCCTGAAACAACATCGGATAGTTCCCCCACCTTAAGCCGGAGACCACTTCGAGGGGGCTGGgcccccacctcctggggtcGAGGTCAGGACAGTGACAGCATTAGCAGCTCTTCTTCGGACTCCCTGGGCTCCTCATCCTCCAGTGGAAGTCGCCGGGCCAGTACCAGTGGAGGAGCCCGGGCGAAGACTGTTGAAGTTGGCAG GTACAAGGGCCGCCGCCCCGAGAGTCATGCCCCTCATGTACCCAATCAGCCATCAGAGGCAGCTGCACACTTCTACTTCGAGCTGGCGAAGACAGTGCTGATCAAGGCAGGGGGCAACAGCAGCACTTCCATTTTCACACATCCATCTTCCTCAGGGGGCCACCAGGGTCCTCACCGCAACCTGCACCTTTGCGCCTTCGAGATTGGGCTTTATGCCCTTGGCCTGCACAACTTTGTTTCTCCCAACTGGCTCTCACGTACTTATTCTTCCCACGTTTCCTGGATTACAG GCCAGGCCATGGAGATAGGCAGCGCAGCCCTGACTATACTAGTAGAATGCTGGGATGGGCACCTGACACCCCCTGAGGTTGCATCCCTGGCTGACAGGGCATCACGGGCAAGAGACTCCAATATGGTGAGGGCAGCAGCAGAGCTGGCCCTGAGCTGCCTGCCTCATGCCCATGCATTGAACCCTAATGAGATCCAGCGGGCCCTGGTGCAGTGCAAGGAACAG GACAACCTGATGTTGGAGAAGGCCTGCATGGCAGTGGAAGAGGCAGCTAAGGGTGGGGGCGTGTACCCTGAAGTGTTGTTTGAGGTTGCTCACCAGTGGTTCTGGCTATATGAGCAAACTGCAGGTGGCTCATCCACAGCCCGTGAAGGGGCTACAAGCTGTAGTGCCAGTGGGATCAGGGCAGCTGGGGAGGCTGGGCGGGGTATGCCTGAGGGTAGAGGGGCCCCAGGGACTGAGCCGGTTACAGTGGCAGCGGCAGCAGTGACAGCAGCAGCCACAGTGGTGCCTGTCATCTCGGTGGGGTCTAGTTTGTACCCGGGTCCAGGACTGGGGCATGGCCACTCCCCTGGCCTGCACCCCTACACTGCTCTACAGCCCCACCTGCCCTGTAGCCCTCAGTATCTCACTCACCCAGCTCACCCCGCCCACCCCATGCCTCACATGCCCCGGCCTGCCGTCTTCCCTGTGCCCAGCTCTGCATACCCACAG GGTGTGCATCCTGCATTCCTGGGGGCTCAGTACCCTTATTCAGTGACTCCTCCCTCACTTGCTGCCACTGCTGTGTCTTTCCCCGTCCCTTCCATGGCACCCATCACAGTACATCCCTACCACACAGAGCCAGGGCTTCCACTGCCCACCAGTGTGGCCTGTGAGTTGTGGGGCCAGGGAACAG TGAGCAGTGTCCATCCAGCATCCACGTTTCCAGCCATCCAGGGTGCCTCACTGCCTGCCCTGACCACACAGCCCAGCCCTCTGGTGAGCGGAGGTTTTCCACCGCCCGAGGAGGAGACACACAGTCAGCCAGTCAATCCCCACAGCCTGCACCACCTGCATGCTGCCTACCGTGTCG GAATGCTGGCACTGGAGATGCTGGGTCGCCGGGCACACAACGATCACCCCAACAACTTCTCCCGCTCCCCCCCCTACACTGATGATGTCAAATGGTTGCTGGGGCTGGCAGCAAAGCTGG GAGATCGTCATGGAGACGCTGCAGCGGCTGAGTCCCGCTCATGCCCACAACCACCTGCGTGCCCCGGCCTTCCACCAACTGGTGCAGCGCTGCCAGCAGGCATACATGCAG TACATCCACCACCGCTTGATTCACCTGACTCCTGCGGACTACGACGACTTTGTGAATGCGATCCGGAGCGCCCGCAGCGCCTTCTGCCTGACGCCCATGGGCATGATGCAGTTCAACGACATCCTACAGAACCTCAAGCGCAGCAAACAGACCAAGGAGCTGTGGCAGCGGGTCTCACTcgagatggccaccttctccccCTGAGTCTTTCACCCTTAGGGTCCTATACAGGGACTCAGGCCTGTGGCTATGGGGGCCCCTCACACAGGGGGAGTGAAACTTGGCTGGACAGATCATCCTCACTCGGTTCCCTGGTAGCCCAGACTGACAGCTGCTCTTGGGCTGTAGCTTGGGGCCAAGATGTCTCAGACCCTAGAAGCCTAGGGCTGGGGGAGACAGCCCTATCTGGGAGGGGGCGTTGGGTGGCCTCTGGTATTTATTtggcatttataaatatataa
- the ZSWIM8 gene encoding zinc finger SWIM domain-containing protein 8 isoform X5: protein MELMFAEWEDGERFSFEDSDRFEEDSLCSFISEAESLCQNWRGWRKQSAGPNSPTGGGGGGGSGGTRMRDGLVIPLVELSAKQVAFHIPFEVVEKVYPPVPEQLQLRIAFWSFPENEEDIRLYSCLANGSADEFQRGDQLFRMRAVKDPLQIGFHLSATVVPPQMVPPKGAYNVAVMFDRCRVTSCSCTCGAGAKWCTHVVALCLFRIHNASAVCLRAPVSESLSRLQRDQLQKFAQYLISELPQQILPTAQRLLDELLSSQSTAINTVCGAPDPTAGPSASDQSTWYLDESTLTDNIKKTLHKFCGPSPVVFSDVNSMYLSSTEPPAAAEWACLLRPLRGREPEGVWNLLSIVREMFKRRDSNAAPLLEILTDQCLTYEQITGWWYSVRTSASHSSASGHTGRSNGQSEVAAHACASMCDEMVTLWRLAVLDPALSPQRRRELCTQLRQWQLKVIENVKRGQHKKTLERLFPGFRPAVEACYFNWEEAYPLPGVTYSGTDRKLALCWARALPSRPGASRSGGLEESRDRPRPLPAEPAVRPKEPGTKRKGLGDGVPSSQRGPRRLSAEGGDKALHKMGPGGGKAKALGGAGSGSQGSAGGGSKRRLSSEDSSLEPDLAEMSLDDSSLALGAEASTFGGFPESPPPPCPLHGGSRGPSTFLPEPPDTYEEDGDESGNGLPKTKEAAPAVGEEDDDYQAYYLNAQDGAGGEEEKAEGGAGEEHDLFAGLKPLEQESRMEVLFACAEALHAHGYSNEASRLTVELAQDLLANPPDLKVEPPPAKGKKNKVSTSRQTWVATNTLSKAAFLLTVLSERPEHHNLAFRVGMFALELQRPPASTKALEVKLAYQESEVAALLKKIPLGPSEMSTMRCRAEELREGTLCDYRPVLPLMLASFIFDVLCAPVVSPTGSRPPSRNWNSETPGDEELGFEAAVAALGMKTTVSEAEHPLLCEGTRREKGDLALALMITYKDDQAKLKKILDKLLDRESQTHKPQTLSSFYSSSRPTTASQRSPSKHGGPSAPGALQPLTSGSAGPAQPGSVAGAGPGPTEGFTEKNVPESSPHSPCEGLPSEAALTPRPEGKVPSRLALGSRGGYNGRGWGSPGRPKKKHTGMASIDSSAPETTSDSSPTLSRRPLRGGWAPTSWGRGQDSDSISSSSSDSLGSSSSSGSRRASTSGGARAKTVEVGRYKGRRPESHAPHVPNQPSEAAAHFYFELAKTVLIKAGGNSSTSIFTHPSSSGGHQGPHRNLHLCAFEIGLYALGLHNFVSPNWLSRTYSSHVSWITGQAMEIGSAALTILVECWDGHLTPPEVASLADRASRARDSNMVRAAAELALSCLPHAHALNPNEIQRALVQCKEQDNLMLEKACMAVEEAAKGGGVYPEVLFEVAHQWFWLYEQTAGGSSTAREGATSCSASGIRAAGEAGRGMPEGRGAPGTEPVTVAAAAVTAAATVVPVISVGSSLYPGPGLGHGHSPGLHPYTALQPHLPCSPQYLTHPAHPAHPMPHMPRPAVFPVPSSAYPQGVHPAFLGAQYPYSVTPPSLAATAVSFPVPSMAPITVHPYHTEPGLPLPTSVACELWGQGTVSSVHPASTFPAIQGASLPALTTQPSPLVSGGFPPPEEETHSQPVNPHSLHHLHAAYRVGMLALEMLGRRAHNDHPNNFSRSPPYTDDVKWLLGLAAKLGDRHGDAAAAESRSCPQPPACPGLPPTGAALPAGIHAVHPPPLDSPDSCGLRRLCECDPERPQRLLPDAHGHDAVQRHPTEPQAQQTDQGAVAAGLTRDGHLLPLSLSPLGSYTGTQACGYGGPSHRGSETWLDRSSSLGSLVAQTDSCSWAVAWGQDVSDPRSLGLGETALSGRGRWVASGIYLAFINI from the exons GGCCAATGGCAGTGCGGATGAGTTTCAGCGAGGGGATCAGCTCTTCCGCATGAGGGCTGTGAAGGACCCATTGCAGATAG GGTTCCACCTGAGTGCTACAGTGGTGCCACCTCAGATGGTCCCTCCTAAAGGGGCCTACAACGTGGCTGTGATGTTTGACCGCTGCCGGGTCACTTCCTGCAGCTGTACCTGTGGGGCTGGGGCCAAATGGTGCACCCACGTCGTGGCACTGTGTCTCTTCCGCATCCACAAT GCTTCTGCAGTCTGCCTGCGAGCCCCAGTCTCAGAGTCCCTGTCCCGGCTACAGAGGGACCAGCTGCAGAAGTTTGCTCAGTACCTCATCAGTGAGCTCCCTCAGCAG ATCCTCCCCACAGCTCAGCGTCTCCTGGACGAACTCCTGTCTTCCCAGTCAACAGCCATCAATACAGTGTGTGGAGCTCCGG ACCCCACAGCAGGGCCCTCAGCATCGGACCAGAGTACTTGGTATCTGGATGAATCGACACTCACTGACAACATCAAGAAGACACTGCACAAGTTCTGTGGCCCCTCGCCTGTGGTCTTCAG TGATGTGAACTCCATGTATCTATCTTCCACGGAGCCGCCAGCCGCTGCTGAATGGGCATGTCTGCTGCGCCCTCTGAGGGGCCGTGAGCCAGAGGGCGTCTGGAACCTGCTAAGCATCGTGCGGGAGATGTTCAAGCGGAGGGACAGCAATGCTGCCCCCTTGTTGGAAATCCTCACTGACCAGTGCCTCACCTATGAACAG ATAACAGGTTGGTGGTATAGCGTACGTACCTCAGCCTCACACAGCAGTGCCAGTGGGCACACGGGCCGTAGCAACGGGCAGTCAGAGGTGGCAGCCCATGCCTGTGCCAGCATGTGTGACGAGATGGTCACACTGTGGAGGCTGGCCGTGCTGGACCCTGCCCTCAGCCCCCAGCG GCGCCGGGAACTGTGTACGCAGCTGCGGCAGTGGCAACTGAAGGTGATTGAGAACGTCAAGCGGGGCCAACACAAGAAGACGCTGGAGCGGCTCTTCCCTGGCTTCCGGCCAGCGGTGGAGGCCTGCTACTTCAACTGGGAAGAGGCCTACCCACTTCCTGGTGTCACCTACAGCGGCACTGACAGGAAGctggcactgtgctgggcccGGGCCCTGCCCTCTCGGCCAGGTGCCTCCCGCTCTGGGGGCCTGGAGGAATCCCGGGACCGGCCCCGACCCCTTCCTGCTGAGCCAGCTGTGCGGCCCAAGGAGCCTGGGACCAAGCGAAAGGGCTTGGGTGACGGGGTCCCCTCATCACAGCGGGGTCCCCGCCGCCTCTCAGCTGAAGGGGGAGATAAAGCTCTACATAAGATGGGTCCAGGTGGGGGCAAAGCCAAGGCACTGGGTGGGGCTGGCAGTGGGAGCCAGGGCTCAGCAGGTGGCGGAAGCAAGCGACGGCTGAGCAGCGAAGACAGCTCCCTGGAGCCGGACCTGGCCGAGatgagcctggatgacagcagcCTGGCCCTGGGTGCAGAGGCCAGCACCTTCGGGGGATTCCCTGAGAGCCCTCCTCCACCCTGTCCTCTCCACGGTGGCTCCCGAGgcccttccactttccttcctgAGCCCCCAGATACTTATGAAGAAGATGGTG ACGAGAGTGGCAATGGGCTTCCCAAAACCAAAGAGGCAGCCCCTGCAGTTGGAGAGGAGGATGATGACTACCAGGCGTACTATCTCAATGCCCAGGATGGGGCTGGGGGCGAGGAAGAGAAGGCCGAGGGCGGGGCTGGGGAGGAGCACGACCTGTTTGCTGGGCTGAAGCCACTGGAACAGGAGAGTCGCATGGAG GTACTGTTTGCCTGTGCTGAGGCCCTGCATGCGCATGGCTATAGCAATGAGGCCTCCCGTCTCACTGTGGAGCTTGCCCAGGATCTGCTAGCCAACCCACCCGACCTCAAGGTAGAGCCGCCCCCTGCCAAG GGCAAGAAGAACAAGGTATCCACGAGCCGTCAGACCTGGGTGGCTACCAACACCCTGAGCAAGGCAGCCTTCCTGTTGACAGTGCTAAGTGAGCGTCCAGAGCACCACAACCTGGCCTTCCGAGTTGGCATGTTTGCCTTGGAGCTACAGAGGCCTCCAGCTTCTACCAAGGCCTTGGAG GTGAAGCTGGCATACCAAGAGTCTGAGGTGGCTGCCCTGCTCAAGAAGATCCCTCTGGGTCCGAGCGAGATGAGTACCATGCGGTGCCGGGCAGAGGAGCTTCGGGAGGGGACACTCTGTGACTATCGGCCTGTGTTGCCTCTCATGTTGGCCAGTTTCATCTTTGACGTTCTCTGTGCTCCAG TGGTTTCTCCCACAGGTTCCCGGCCCCCAAGTCGCAACTGGAACAGCGAGACACCTGGGGatgaggagctgggatttgaagcaGCAGTTGCTGCCTTGG GCATGAAGACAACAGTGAGCGAGGCAGAACATCCCCTCTTATGTGAAGGCACACGTCGGGAGAAGGGTGACCTGGCATTAGCACTAATGATCACTTACAAGGACGACCAGGCCAAGCTTAAGAAG ATCTTAGACAAACTCTTGGACCGAGAGAGCCAGACACATAAGCCACAGACGCTGAGTTCTTTCTACTCATCTAGCCGCCCAACCACAGCCAGCCAGAGGTCTCCTTCAAAGCACGGGGGCCCATCTGCCCCAGGGGCCCTGCAACCACTGACCTCAGGCTCTGCAGGGCCTGCTCAACCAGGGAGTGTGGCAGGGGCTGGGCCAGGCCCCACTGAGGGCTTCACAGAGAAGAATGTGCCTG AGAGTTCCCCACATTCCCCCTGTGAGGGTCTTCCATCTGAGGCAGCTTTGACCCCAAGGCCAGAAGGGAAGGTTCCTAGCCGCTTGGCACTTGGCAGTCGTGGAGGCTATAATGGACGGGGATGGGGGTCCCCAGGACGGCCTAAGAAGAAGCACACAG GCATGGCCAGCATTGACAGCAGTGCCCCTGAAACAACATCGGATAGTTCCCCCACCTTAAGCCGGAGACCACTTCGAGGGGGCTGGgcccccacctcctggggtcGAGGTCAGGACAGTGACAGCATTAGCAGCTCTTCTTCGGACTCCCTGGGCTCCTCATCCTCCAGTGGAAGTCGCCGGGCCAGTACCAGTGGAGGAGCCCGGGCGAAGACTGTTGAAGTTGGCAG GTACAAGGGCCGCCGCCCCGAGAGTCATGCCCCTCATGTACCCAATCAGCCATCAGAGGCAGCTGCACACTTCTACTTCGAGCTGGCGAAGACAGTGCTGATCAAGGCAGGGGGCAACAGCAGCACTTCCATTTTCACACATCCATCTTCCTCAGGGGGCCACCAGGGTCCTCACCGCAACCTGCACCTTTGCGCCTTCGAGATTGGGCTTTATGCCCTTGGCCTGCACAACTTTGTTTCTCCCAACTGGCTCTCACGTACTTATTCTTCCCACGTTTCCTGGATTACAG GCCAGGCCATGGAGATAGGCAGCGCAGCCCTGACTATACTAGTAGAATGCTGGGATGGGCACCTGACACCCCCTGAGGTTGCATCCCTGGCTGACAGGGCATCACGGGCAAGAGACTCCAATATGGTGAGGGCAGCAGCAGAGCTGGCCCTGAGCTGCCTGCCTCATGCCCATGCATTGAACCCTAATGAGATCCAGCGGGCCCTGGTGCAGTGCAAGGAACAG GACAACCTGATGTTGGAGAAGGCCTGCATGGCAGTGGAAGAGGCAGCTAAGGGTGGGGGCGTGTACCCTGAAGTGTTGTTTGAGGTTGCTCACCAGTGGTTCTGGCTATATGAGCAAACTGCAGGTGGCTCATCCACAGCCCGTGAAGGGGCTACAAGCTGTAGTGCCAGTGGGATCAGGGCAGCTGGGGAGGCTGGGCGGGGTATGCCTGAGGGTAGAGGGGCCCCAGGGACTGAGCCGGTTACAGTGGCAGCGGCAGCAGTGACAGCAGCAGCCACAGTGGTGCCTGTCATCTCGGTGGGGTCTAGTTTGTACCCGGGTCCAGGACTGGGGCATGGCCACTCCCCTGGCCTGCACCCCTACACTGCTCTACAGCCCCACCTGCCCTGTAGCCCTCAGTATCTCACTCACCCAGCTCACCCCGCCCACCCCATGCCTCACATGCCCCGGCCTGCCGTCTTCCCTGTGCCCAGCTCTGCATACCCACAG GGTGTGCATCCTGCATTCCTGGGGGCTCAGTACCCTTATTCAGTGACTCCTCCCTCACTTGCTGCCACTGCTGTGTCTTTCCCCGTCCCTTCCATGGCACCCATCACAGTACATCCCTACCACACAGAGCCAGGGCTTCCACTGCCCACCAGTGTGGCCTGTGAGTTGTGGGGCCAGGGAACAG TGAGCAGTGTCCATCCAGCATCCACGTTTCCAGCCATCCAGGGTGCCTCACTGCCTGCCCTGACCACACAGCCCAGCCCTCTGGTGAGCGGAGGTTTTCCACCGCCCGAGGAGGAGACACACAGTCAGCCAGTCAATCCCCACAGCCTGCACCACCTGCATGCTGCCTACCGTGTCG GAATGCTGGCACTGGAGATGCTGGGTCGCCGGGCACACAACGATCACCCCAACAACTTCTCCCGCTCCCCCCCCTACACTGATGATGTCAAATGGTTGCTGGGGCTGGCAGCAAAGCTGG GAGATCGTCATGGAGACGCTGCAGCGGCTGAGTCCCGCTCATGCCCACAACCACCTGCGTGCCCCGGCCTTCCACCAACTGGTGCAGCGCTGCCAGCAGGCATACATGCAG TACATCCACCACCGCTTGATTCACCTGACTCCTGCGGACTACGACGACTTTGTGAATGCGATCCGGAGCGCCCGCAGCGCCTTCTGCCTGACGCCCATGGGCATGATGCAGTTCAACGACATCCTACAGAACCTCAAGCGCAGCAAACAGACCAAGGAGCTGTGGCAGCGGGTCTCACTcgagatggccaccttctccccCTGAGTCTTTCACCCTTAGGGTCCTATACAGGGACTCAGGCCTGTGGCTATGGGGGCCCCTCACACAGGGGGAGTGAAACTTGGCTGGACAGATCATCCTCACTCGGTTCCCTGGTAGCCCAGACTGACAGCTGCTCTTGGGCTGTAGCTTGGGGCCAAGATGTCTCAGACCCTAGAAGCCTAGGGCTGGGGGAGACAGCCCTATCTGGGAGGGGGCGTTGGGTGGCCTCTGGTATTTATTtggcatttataaatatataa